One part of the Phycisphaeraceae bacterium genome encodes these proteins:
- the rfbB gene encoding dTDP-glucose 4,6-dehydratase encodes MPPTPTHILLTGGAGFIGSNFVKFLLRHRPGVRVTNLDVLTYSGNLENLADVEKDPNYRFVHADIRDTAAVAPLMEECDAVVHMAAESHVDRSILDSGPFIASNVGGTQVLLDAARKAKGGKGVGRFVYVSTDEVYGSLPLGNPELKFTEETPLQPNSPYAASKAAGDCLVRAYFHTFHMPLMITRCSNNFGPYQFPEKVIPLFVTNLLEGKQVPLYGDGRNVRDWLHVDDHCEAVLAVLERGIPGEVYNVGGNNERSNLELTHAILDAMGKGKEMIKPVADRPGHDLRYAIDASKIAAKLGWKPSRSAWPEALESTVRWYVDNPEWWHRVKSGAYRDYYDRQYGRGSA; translated from the coding sequence ATGCCCCCCACTCCCACTCACATCCTTCTCACCGGCGGCGCGGGGTTCATCGGCTCCAACTTCGTGAAGTTCCTGCTGCGGCACCGGCCGGGCGTGCGGGTGACCAACCTCGACGTGCTGACGTACTCGGGCAACCTCGAGAACCTTGCCGATGTGGAGAAGGACCCGAACTACCGCTTTGTGCACGCCGACATCCGCGACACGGCGGCGGTTGCTCCGCTGATGGAGGAGTGCGACGCGGTGGTGCACATGGCCGCGGAGAGCCACGTGGACCGGTCGATCCTCGACTCGGGTCCCTTCATCGCGAGCAACGTGGGCGGGACGCAGGTGTTGCTGGACGCAGCGAGGAAGGCCAAAGGCGGCAAGGGCGTCGGGCGGTTCGTGTACGTGAGCACCGATGAGGTGTACGGGTCGCTTCCGCTGGGGAACCCGGAGCTGAAGTTCACCGAGGAGACGCCGCTGCAGCCCAACAGCCCGTACGCGGCGAGCAAGGCGGCCGGGGACTGCCTGGTCCGGGCGTACTTCCACACGTTCCACATGCCGCTGATGATCACCCGGTGCTCGAACAACTTCGGACCGTACCAGTTCCCCGAAAAGGTGATCCCGCTGTTCGTGACCAATCTGCTGGAAGGCAAGCAGGTGCCCCTGTACGGCGACGGCCGGAACGTGCGCGACTGGCTGCACGTGGACGACCACTGCGAGGCGGTACTGGCAGTGCTGGAGCGAGGAATCCCGGGCGAGGTGTACAACGTCGGCGGGAACAACGAACGGAGCAACCTGGAACTGACGCACGCGATCCTCGACGCGATGGGCAAGGGGAAGGAGATGATCAAGCCTGTGGCGGACCGGCCCGGGCATGACCTTCGCTACGCGATCGATGCGTCCAAAATCGCGGCGAAACTGGGCTGGAAGCCGAGCCGGTCGGCGTGGCCGGAGGCGCTGGAGAGCACCGTGCGGTGGTATGTCGACAACCCCGAATGGTGGCATCGGGTGAAGAGCGGCGCGTATCGAGACTACTACGACCGTCAATACGGTCGGGGCAGCGCGTAA
- the rfbD gene encoding dTDP-4-dehydrorhamnose reductase gives MIPRLVNNGPRARQPVVLIGFTGMLGWSWHGLLEQADLLHGVRVDVPDRSSVDLANPESIRRLAVGGYRTYINCAAWTDVDGAEANEAAARRVNGEGVGALAKVCRDEGALLVHFSTDYVFDGDSDTPYPVDHPRSPINAYGRTKVVGEELIEASGCEYLLIRTSWLYATSGKNFVRTIVDLAKNKPCLRVVNDQRGRPTSCDHLASTALSLIAREARGTFHVTDGGECTWFEFATEIVRLAGLAHRCEVAPCTSAEYPRPARRPAYSVLDLSRAERLVGRMPDWKDNLADVMGRLA, from the coding sequence ATGATTCCGCGTCTGGTCAACAACGGGCCACGGGCGCGACAGCCAGTGGTCCTCATTGGGTTCACCGGCATGTTGGGTTGGTCGTGGCACGGCCTGCTTGAGCAGGCCGATCTGTTGCACGGTGTTCGAGTCGATGTACCAGACCGGAGTTCCGTCGACCTGGCGAACCCCGAGAGCATCCGACGCCTCGCGGTCGGCGGATACCGCACCTATATCAACTGTGCTGCCTGGACCGATGTGGACGGCGCGGAGGCGAATGAAGCCGCGGCACGCCGCGTCAACGGCGAGGGCGTCGGAGCTCTCGCGAAGGTTTGTCGCGACGAGGGAGCACTGCTCGTCCACTTCAGCACGGACTACGTCTTCGATGGCGACTCCGACACACCCTATCCCGTTGACCACCCTCGCTCACCCATCAACGCCTATGGCCGGACCAAGGTGGTTGGAGAGGAACTGATCGAGGCCTCGGGCTGCGAGTACCTGCTCATCCGTACAAGCTGGCTGTATGCGACGTCGGGCAAGAACTTCGTTCGGACGATCGTGGATCTGGCGAAGAACAAGCCTTGCCTTCGCGTCGTGAACGACCAGCGAGGCCGGCCTACATCGTGCGACCACCTCGCGAGTACCGCGCTCAGTCTCATCGCTCGAGAGGCTCGCGGCACATTCCACGTCACGGATGGGGGTGAGTGCACCTGGTTCGAGTTTGCGACCGAGATCGTGCGTCTCGCCGGCTTGGCTCACCGCTGCGAAGTCGCTCCGTGTACATCGGCGGAGTATCCTCGTCCCGCGCGACGGCCCGCGTACAGCGTGCTCGACCTTTCACGCGCAGAGCGTCTGGTGGGTCGCATGCCGGACTGGAAGGACAATCTGGCCGACGTGATGGGTCGGCTCGCGTAG
- a CDS encoding dTDP-4-dehydrorhamnose 3,5-epimerase family protein, protein MLTPKFPRIVNGGVTAAFEAAREGREPVFVPQPLFADDRGWSMMNQLQGVMTPQGQVNYSVQYPGVVKAWHRHSLQTDFWICLQGHIKVGVYREEDRTAWLGVIGEKRPGVMIIPPPLWHGAATVGDTPAGLLYYVTHAYNAASPDEDRRAHDSIEGFPWGVRHG, encoded by the coding sequence GTGCTAACCCCGAAGTTTCCACGGATCGTGAACGGCGGTGTGACCGCGGCGTTCGAGGCGGCGAGGGAAGGGCGCGAACCGGTGTTCGTGCCGCAGCCGCTGTTTGCGGACGACCGGGGCTGGTCGATGATGAACCAGTTGCAGGGGGTGATGACTCCGCAGGGGCAGGTGAACTACTCGGTGCAGTACCCCGGCGTGGTGAAGGCGTGGCACCGGCACTCGCTTCAGACGGACTTCTGGATCTGCCTTCAGGGCCACATCAAGGTCGGGGTGTACCGGGAGGAGGACCGCACGGCCTGGCTGGGGGTGATCGGCGAGAAGCGGCCCGGGGTGATGATCATCCCGCCGCCGCTGTGGCACGGGGCGGCAACAGTGGGCGATACACCGGCGGGGTTGCTGTACTACGTGACGCACGCGTACAACGCGGCGAGCCCTGATGAGGATCGGCGGGCGCACGACAGTATCGAGGGGTTTCCGTGGGGGGTTCGCCACGGATGA
- a CDS encoding NTP transferase domain-containing protein, with protein MKGIILAGGLGSRLRPLTLVTNKHLLPVYDRPMIYYPIECLLNAGIRDILIVTGGEHAGDFLKLLKNGKHLGVSHLEYAYQEGEGGIADALKLAEEFADGDKICVVLGDNVIEKNIRKAAGDFFTQRTGAKILLKEVPDPERFGVVKFENDDPGSRIVEVIEKPQSPPSRYAVTGIYFYDADVFKVCGGLKPSGRGELEITDVNNYYLERGDLTHEILEGWWTDAGTFESLHRASTLIAQSGANHVDGIGAARDGGAAAGKGAAGTPARKKVAGRA; from the coding sequence ATGAAAGGCATCATCCTCGCTGGTGGACTGGGGTCGCGGCTCAGGCCGCTGACGCTGGTGACCAACAAGCACCTGCTGCCGGTGTACGACCGGCCGATGATCTATTACCCGATCGAGTGCCTGCTCAACGCGGGGATCCGCGACATCCTGATCGTGACCGGCGGCGAGCACGCGGGCGACTTCCTCAAGCTGCTGAAGAACGGGAAGCACCTTGGCGTGAGCCACCTGGAGTACGCGTACCAGGAGGGCGAAGGAGGGATCGCCGATGCCCTCAAACTCGCCGAGGAGTTTGCCGATGGCGACAAGATCTGCGTGGTGCTCGGCGACAACGTCATCGAGAAGAACATCCGCAAGGCGGCGGGGGACTTCTTTACCCAACGGACGGGCGCCAAGATCCTGCTGAAGGAAGTGCCGGATCCTGAGCGGTTTGGCGTGGTGAAGTTCGAGAATGACGACCCGGGCAGCCGGATCGTGGAGGTCATCGAGAAGCCGCAGAGCCCGCCGAGCCGGTACGCGGTGACCGGGATCTACTTCTACGATGCGGATGTGTTCAAGGTATGCGGGGGGCTCAAGCCGAGCGGCCGGGGCGAGCTGGAGATCACCGACGTCAACAACTACTACCTGGAACGCGGCGATCTGACGCACGAGATTTTGGAGGGGTGGTGGACGGATGCCGGGACGTTCGAGAGCCTGCACCGGGCGAGCACGCTCATCGCGCAGAGCGGCGCGAACCATGTTGATGGGATCGGCGCGGCCCGTGATGGCGGCGCCGCGGCGGGCAAAGGGGCGGCGGGCACGCCAGCCCGGAAAAAGGTTGCCGGGCGTGCGTAG
- a CDS encoding SDR family oxidoreductase: MGAPLRVLVTGSTGFVGSHIASWLERRGHFVVRGVRAAAGASGNGVVAYDLADAGSLRRAVASSRLDAVVHCAAMPDIRACERDPVLARLVNTEATRSIAEACAATGARMIFFSTDQVFDGRSAPYTETDQPRPLHVYGQTKLEGEAAVLGSGANAVVLRLALCLGRSPSGRKSASDQVVGNLAGGQRMELFTDEVRSPIHVSDVAGAVAELLTIENPPRLLHLGGPVAASRYEIGLGIARAHGLDASPIVPMRQSDVSLAPPRPRDLTFDIQLALRTLRTAPAPWTDRLAET, translated from the coding sequence ATGGGCGCACCGCTGAGGGTTCTGGTAACGGGCAGCACGGGGTTTGTGGGGAGCCACATCGCATCGTGGCTGGAGCGGCGCGGGCACTTTGTGGTGCGGGGCGTTCGAGCGGCCGCGGGAGCAAGCGGGAACGGCGTCGTGGCGTACGACCTCGCGGACGCGGGGTCACTCCGCCGAGCCGTGGCCTCCTCGCGGCTGGATGCCGTGGTGCACTGCGCCGCGATGCCCGATATCCGCGCGTGCGAGCGGGATCCGGTGCTGGCACGCCTGGTGAACACGGAGGCGACTCGGAGCATCGCGGAGGCGTGCGCGGCGACCGGTGCGCGGATGATCTTCTTTTCGACGGACCAGGTGTTCGACGGGCGGTCCGCGCCGTACACCGAGACCGACCAGCCGCGGCCGCTGCACGTCTACGGCCAGACCAAGCTCGAGGGCGAAGCAGCGGTGCTGGGATCGGGCGCCAACGCTGTCGTCCTTCGATTGGCGCTCTGCCTGGGCCGGAGCCCCTCCGGACGCAAGTCGGCATCGGACCAGGTCGTGGGGAACCTGGCGGGCGGGCAGAGGATGGAGTTGTTCACGGACGAGGTGCGGTCGCCGATCCACGTGAGCGATGTTGCCGGCGCAGTGGCGGAGTTGCTTACGATCGAGAACCCGCCGCGTCTGCTGCACCTTGGGGGGCCGGTGGCGGCGTCGAGGTACGAGATCGGATTGGGCATTGCCCGGGCGCACGGTCTTGATGCATCGCCGATCGTCCCGATGCGACAGAGCGATGTGTCTCTTGCCCCCCCACGGCCGCGAGACTTGACGTTTGACATCCAACTGGCGTTGCGGACACTGCGGACGGCACCGGCGCCGTGGACGGACCGGTTAGCGGAAACCTGA
- a CDS encoding carbohydrate porin: protein MGNDGGDGLGPGLEAHAPIGGCLHGGTAVIVLAGFLGAGINAAALGAAQPTADGTAIKEAAPAIEQRDWFGEGGRPWWAWQQATGDWGGARTWLEDAGVTVEGSYTLDWFSIWKGGLDKTAGSYGLLQVDATLDFEKLLGISGGSFFVDVQSNDVPETPDPSGAFQTISWLAAPEHVTEVDEAWYEQRLFEDGLRLKIGKIDANTEFDLMPATANFLNLSSSISPTAFGMPTYPNPAMGFVFFVHPSEHSYISGGIFDGSGAEGVETGAIGFSSLFRADEFYAVGQGGLSWERVGELGAGHMSLGGWYQSGDFVETDGSDVNGVAGMYFLGQQQVLRRPGAAETDDQGLYVFAQAGWASAAVTNTNWQAGGGLLLNGTFPGRDDDSAGLYFSWTQLDGGAPDGGNADETVMELYYRISITPWLTVQPDLQVIWSPINAPDVDSTVAGLLRIEVVF from the coding sequence ATGGGCAACGATGGCGGCGACGGCCTTGGTCCCGGCTTGGAAGCGCATGCCCCGATAGGCGGGTGCCTGCATGGGGGGACGGCGGTGATCGTGCTTGCGGGGTTCCTGGGGGCGGGCATCAACGCGGCCGCGCTGGGGGCGGCGCAGCCGACGGCGGATGGGACTGCGATAAAGGAGGCAGCCCCGGCGATCGAGCAGCGTGATTGGTTCGGCGAGGGGGGGCGACCATGGTGGGCGTGGCAGCAGGCCACGGGGGATTGGGGCGGGGCGCGAACGTGGCTCGAGGATGCCGGCGTCACTGTCGAGGGGTCGTACACGCTCGACTGGTTTAGCATCTGGAAAGGGGGCCTGGACAAGACAGCCGGGTCGTACGGGCTGCTGCAGGTGGACGCGACGCTCGACTTCGAGAAGCTGCTGGGAATCAGCGGCGGTTCATTCTTTGTCGATGTGCAGTCCAACGATGTGCCCGAGACACCAGACCCGAGCGGCGCGTTCCAGACCATCTCCTGGCTGGCGGCGCCCGAGCACGTGACCGAAGTCGACGAGGCGTGGTACGAGCAGAGGCTGTTCGAAGATGGGCTGCGGCTCAAGATCGGCAAGATCGATGCGAACACCGAGTTCGATCTGATGCCGGCCACGGCCAACTTCCTCAACCTGAGCTCGTCGATCAGCCCGACCGCCTTCGGCATGCCCACGTACCCCAATCCGGCGATGGGATTCGTTTTCTTCGTGCACCCGAGCGAGCACTCGTACATCAGCGGCGGGATCTTCGATGGGTCCGGGGCGGAGGGCGTCGAGACCGGGGCAATCGGATTCTCGTCGCTGTTCCGCGCGGACGAGTTCTACGCGGTCGGGCAGGGAGGGCTCTCATGGGAGCGGGTTGGCGAGCTGGGCGCGGGCCACATGTCGCTCGGCGGGTGGTACCAATCGGGCGACTTCGTCGAGACGGATGGATCGGATGTCAACGGGGTGGCCGGAATGTACTTCCTGGGTCAGCAGCAGGTGCTGCGACGACCGGGGGCCGCCGAAACCGACGACCAGGGGTTGTACGTGTTCGCGCAGGCCGGATGGGCGAGCGCCGCAGTGACCAATACCAACTGGCAAGCGGGCGGTGGGCTGCTGCTCAACGGCACGTTCCCGGGCCGGGATGATGACTCGGCGGGGCTGTACTTTTCCTGGACGCAGCTCGATGGGGGCGCACCGGACGGCGGGAATGCGGACGAGACCGTCATGGAGTTGTACTACCGGATCTCGATCACACCGTGGCTGACAGTGCAGCCGGACTTGCAGGTGATCTGGTCGCCGATCAACGCGCCGGATGTGGACTCGACGGTCGCCGGGCTGCTGCGGATCGAGGTGGTGTTCTAG
- a CDS encoding prepilin-type N-terminal cleavage/methylation domain-containing protein: MMNSRADGRGSAGAGFTLLEVLVVVAVIAVLVGVLLPALGQAREAGRAVVCLSNLRQIGIICQGYADENRGTGPAIGQPYAQPPNWALVVQQSAGMGGSTPTELYSARGVLVCPTNDAEHGETLTRTYAMNATGHAGQPGDPDNYDTAPPARMACIRFDAVQDPGVAPLVVDSSQPPPGDDGRPQERCWSMLDFRQPLHAADRLARLHGRANGFNAVMLDGSAREHRSIPETWCAPLP, from the coding sequence ATGATGAACTCTAGAGCCGACGGCCGGGGGAGCGCCGGGGCGGGGTTCACGCTTCTTGAGGTGCTGGTGGTTGTCGCGGTGATCGCGGTGCTCGTGGGCGTGTTGCTCCCCGCGCTGGGGCAGGCGCGGGAGGCGGGGCGCGCAGTCGTGTGCCTGTCGAACTTGAGGCAGATCGGGATCATCTGCCAGGGGTACGCCGATGAGAACCGCGGGACCGGGCCGGCCATCGGACAGCCGTACGCTCAGCCGCCGAACTGGGCGCTGGTGGTGCAGCAGTCGGCGGGGATGGGCGGGAGCACACCGACGGAGTTGTACTCAGCCCGCGGCGTGCTGGTGTGCCCGACGAACGATGCGGAGCATGGAGAGACCCTGACGAGGACCTATGCCATGAACGCGACCGGCCACGCCGGGCAGCCCGGCGATCCGGACAACTATGACACTGCGCCGCCGGCGCGGATGGCGTGCATCCGATTCGACGCGGTGCAGGACCCGGGTGTGGCCCCGCTTGTCGTAGACTCGTCCCAACCCCCGCCGGGCGACGATGGCCGTCCGCAGGAACGATGCTGGAGCATGCTTGACTTCCGGCAGCCGCTCCACGCGGCGGACCGGCTGGCGCGGCTTCACGGGCGGGCGAATGGGTTCAACGCGGTGATGCTTGACGGGTCGGCGCGGGAGCACCGATCGATTCCAGAGACGTGGTGTGCGCCGCTTCCGTAG
- a CDS encoding alpha/beta hydrolase, protein MAPRWFVPLISWILAPALALAQPGPEAETQHWAGTIQLPGGAAIEAVFTLIPVPPQPDSLDAGAWVGTMDIAPAPGIGGAVAVPLEQIEITPTELRFAMRSPDGSRNLVNATRADGAETAEGSFVVGEATALRLAMKRVSPEAALLLVPRRPQQPRPPYPFRAEDVAFDQGDVSSSIAGTLTLPDGPGPFPALILLSDEGAQGRNFDTELHQPFTVLAASLARSGFAVLRCDDRGVGRSAGDYSSVTTSSLVDDALSMTRFLAGRKDTDRSRIGLIGVGEGATVAALAAAKAADPSIAALILIAPPALPGAELVAARELRAMLGQGEDPDYAAARRDRRLALFRAVAEGADETTLLAMIKADLQAMIDTNRADIVGLNASTINEFASEFYMSSTRPHRREWLGADPLPAYRGIRCPVLVLAGELDTVIPTDDNLPRAEAAIRQSPAKDVTVTRLPGLSHLLQPAVTGSPEEAMQIETTIDPAALDAAASWLRARMMPRQP, encoded by the coding sequence ATGGCACCACGCTGGTTCGTTCCTTTGATCTCATGGATCCTTGCGCCCGCCCTCGCCCTCGCCCAGCCCGGGCCCGAGGCAGAAACACAGCACTGGGCCGGCACTATCCAGCTCCCCGGTGGCGCCGCCATCGAAGCGGTCTTTACGCTGATCCCCGTTCCCCCCCAGCCGGACTCACTCGACGCCGGAGCGTGGGTCGGCACGATGGACATCGCTCCGGCCCCGGGCATCGGCGGCGCAGTCGCCGTCCCCCTCGAACAAATCGAGATCACCCCTACCGAACTCCGCTTTGCCATGCGTTCCCCCGATGGCAGTCGCAACCTGGTCAATGCCACCCGCGCGGACGGGGCCGAGACCGCCGAGGGCAGCTTCGTGGTCGGAGAGGCAACCGCCCTTCGTCTCGCGATGAAGCGGGTCTCACCCGAGGCCGCCTTGCTCCTCGTCCCTCGCAGGCCCCAGCAGCCCCGGCCCCCGTACCCCTTCAGGGCCGAGGACGTCGCCTTCGACCAGGGCGACGTCTCTTCCTCCATTGCGGGCACATTGACTCTTCCCGACGGCCCCGGCCCCTTCCCGGCGTTGATCCTCCTGAGCGACGAGGGCGCCCAGGGCCGGAACTTCGACACCGAACTCCACCAGCCCTTCACGGTCCTCGCCGCCTCCCTTGCCCGTTCCGGGTTCGCGGTGCTCCGCTGCGATGATCGCGGCGTCGGGCGCTCCGCCGGCGACTACTCCTCCGTCACGACAAGCAGCCTCGTCGACGACGCCCTCTCGATGACCCGCTTCCTCGCGGGCCGCAAGGACACCGACCGCTCACGCATCGGCCTCATCGGCGTCGGAGAGGGGGCCACCGTCGCCGCGCTCGCGGCCGCGAAGGCAGCCGACCCGTCCATCGCCGCCCTCATTCTCATCGCGCCGCCGGCACTCCCCGGCGCCGAGCTCGTCGCCGCGCGGGAACTGCGAGCCATGCTCGGCCAGGGCGAGGACCCCGACTACGCCGCGGCTCGGCGCGACCGCCGCTTGGCGCTCTTCCGCGCCGTCGCCGAGGGCGCCGACGAGACCACCCTTCTCGCCATGATCAAGGCCGATCTGCAGGCCATGATCGACACCAACCGCGCCGACATCGTCGGGCTCAACGCCTCGACCATCAACGAGTTCGCCAGCGAGTTCTACATGTCCTCGACCCGCCCGCACCGGCGCGAGTGGCTCGGCGCCGATCCGCTCCCGGCCTATCGGGGCATCCGCTGCCCCGTTCTTGTTCTCGCGGGAGAGCTCGACACCGTCATCCCAACCGACGACAACCTCCCCAGGGCCGAGGCCGCCATCCGCCAGTCGCCTGCGAAGGACGTCACCGTGACCCGGCTCCCCGGTCTCTCCCACCTGTTGCAGCCCGCGGTCACCGGCTCTCCGGAGGAAGCGATGCAGATCGAGACCACCATCGACCCCGCCGCGCTCGACGCCGCCGCGTCGTGGCTTCGCGCCCGGATGATGCCCCGGCAGCCCTGA
- a CDS encoding PQQ-dependent sugar dehydrogenase, with the protein MTRYVLPLVLAAVFASFPVAANAQLLPAVVDGFKVRPGYEVTVAVQDLPGARFLEVDDQGTVYCSLPRSGQIVALKDTNGDGTFDSRTIFVANKPLVHGLCFFDGWLWFATSGSIHKARDTNADGVADEVVDIVPAGSMPRGGTHWWRSLLVTPDGLYTSIGDGSNISDQTKTDRQKIWSFSLDGSGKQLFASGIRNTEKLRIRPGTSEIWGFDHGSDNFGEPLGDRPGIDQPITDLNPSDEFNLYTKGGFYGHPFIVGDRIPRYEYRDRADIHDLAKKTIPPQWKVGAHWATNGWCFIDPAINDRTGAFPKDHNGDAFVACHGSWNSSLRVGYCIARVLFDPTTGRPYGLLKVVDTIDAGDNVAARPVDCVQMPDGSILFSSDQPGRIYRLRATPSK; encoded by the coding sequence TTGACCCGATACGTGCTCCCGCTCGTCCTCGCCGCTGTGTTCGCGTCGTTCCCGGTTGCCGCGAACGCCCAGCTCCTCCCAGCGGTCGTCGACGGCTTCAAGGTCCGCCCGGGCTACGAGGTCACCGTCGCGGTCCAGGACCTCCCCGGGGCACGCTTCCTCGAGGTCGACGACCAGGGCACCGTCTACTGCTCCCTGCCGCGATCCGGCCAGATCGTCGCCCTCAAGGACACCAACGGCGACGGCACATTCGACTCGCGCACCATCTTCGTCGCCAACAAGCCGCTCGTCCATGGCCTCTGCTTCTTCGATGGGTGGCTCTGGTTCGCCACATCCGGTTCGATCCACAAGGCTCGCGACACCAACGCCGACGGCGTCGCCGACGAGGTTGTCGACATCGTCCCCGCAGGCTCCATGCCCCGCGGCGGGACGCACTGGTGGAGATCCCTCCTCGTCACCCCCGACGGCCTCTACACCTCCATCGGCGACGGCAGCAACATCTCCGATCAGACCAAGACCGACCGACAGAAGATCTGGTCCTTCTCCCTCGACGGCTCCGGCAAGCAGCTCTTCGCCAGCGGAATCCGCAACACCGAGAAGCTCCGCATCCGCCCCGGCACCAGCGAGATCTGGGGATTCGACCACGGCTCCGACAACTTCGGCGAACCCCTCGGCGACCGCCCCGGCATCGACCAGCCGATCACCGATCTCAACCCGTCCGATGAGTTCAACCTCTACACCAAGGGTGGCTTCTACGGCCATCCCTTCATCGTCGGCGACCGCATCCCCCGCTACGAATACCGCGATCGCGCCGACATCCACGACCTCGCCAAGAAGACCATTCCGCCGCAATGGAAAGTAGGGGCCCACTGGGCCACCAACGGCTGGTGCTTCATCGATCCGGCCATCAACGATCGCACCGGCGCATTCCCCAAGGACCACAACGGTGACGCCTTCGTCGCCTGCCACGGCTCGTGGAACTCCTCGCTCCGCGTCGGCTACTGCATCGCCCGTGTCCTCTTTGATCCCACCACCGGCCGCCCCTACGGGCTCCTCAAGGTCGTCGACACCATCGATGCCGGCGACAACGTCGCCGCGCGACCCGTCGATTGCGTCCAGATGCCCGACGGCTCCATCCTCTTCAGTTCAGATCAGCCCGGTCGTATCTACCGCCTCCGCGCCACCCCCTCGAAGTAG
- a CDS encoding transcriptional repressor, with amino-acid sequence MPRHAPIRETRQRQAIREVLDAADRPLSPLEVLGHAKSKVPRLGLATVYRTLKALVDERWLVPVSIPGESPHYERAGKAHHHHFHCRGCGGVFEVHGCPGDLKPLAPQGFRVEGHELILYGVCRRCRAAS; translated from the coding sequence ATGCCCCGCCACGCCCCAATCCGCGAGACCCGACAGCGCCAAGCCATCCGTGAGGTGCTCGACGCGGCCGACCGTCCCCTCTCGCCCCTCGAGGTGCTCGGGCACGCCAAGTCCAAGGTCCCCCGCCTCGGCCTCGCTACCGTCTATCGCACCCTCAAGGCCCTCGTCGATGAGCGGTGGCTCGTCCCTGTCAGCATCCCCGGCGAATCGCCCCATTACGAGCGAGCCGGCAAGGCCCATCACCACCACTTCCATTGCCGTGGCTGCGGCGGCGTCTTCGAGGTCCACGGCTGCCCCGGAGACCTCAAGCCCCTCGCCCCGCAGGGTTTCCGCGTCGAGGGCCACGAACTGATTCTCTACGGCGTCTGCCGCCGCTGCCGCGCCGCCTCCTGA